A region of Pseudomonas marginalis DNA encodes the following proteins:
- the folP gene encoding dihydropteroate synthase: MTFASSSPRLPCGNRVLDLAHTHVMGILNVTPDSFSDGGRFSQLDAALRHAEAMVAAGATLIDVGGESTRPGARAVSPLEELERVAPIVERIARELDVIISVDTSTPAVMRETARLGAGLINDVRSLRRDGALDAAAATGLPVCLMHMLGEPGNMQDSPHYDDLVGEVSGFLSERVAQCVAVGIAPEKIILDPGFGFAKTLQHNLSLFKHMESLHALGRPLLVGVSRKSMIGLALSRPVGERLYGGLALAALAVTKGARILRVHDVAETVDVVRMIAAVESAE; the protein is encoded by the coding sequence ATGACTTTTGCTTCGTCCTCCCCCCGGTTGCCTTGCGGCAACCGGGTTCTTGATTTGGCCCATACGCATGTCATGGGCATTCTTAATGTAACCCCTGACTCCTTTTCCGATGGTGGCCGCTTCAGCCAGCTTGATGCTGCATTGCGCCACGCAGAAGCTATGGTGGCGGCTGGCGCGACCTTGATTGATGTGGGCGGTGAATCGACTCGGCCTGGTGCTCGCGCAGTTTCTCCTTTGGAGGAGTTGGAGCGCGTGGCGCCGATTGTCGAGCGCATCGCTCGAGAGTTGGATGTGATCATTTCGGTTGATACCTCCACCCCGGCCGTGATGCGTGAGACTGCGCGATTAGGTGCCGGCTTGATCAACGATGTGCGGTCCCTGCGGCGCGACGGTGCCCTGGATGCAGCCGCAGCTACCGGTTTGCCGGTGTGTTTGATGCATATGCTGGGTGAGCCCGGCAATATGCAGGACAGCCCGCACTATGATGACCTGGTTGGTGAAGTGAGTGGTTTTCTCTCCGAGCGCGTTGCCCAGTGCGTCGCGGTAGGTATTGCGCCGGAAAAGATCATCCTTGATCCGGGGTTTGGTTTCGCCAAGACCCTGCAACACAATTTGAGTTTGTTCAAGCACATGGAGTCCTTGCACGCCCTTGGTCGGCCCCTGTTGGTCGGTGTTTCGCGCAAGAGCATGATAGGGCTGGCATTGAGCCGTCCGGTGGGTGAGCGGTTGTACGGCGGTCTTGCACTGGCGGCGCTCGCGGTGACCAAGGGTGCGCGCATCTTGCGTGTGCATGACGTTGCTGAGACCGTGGATGTGGTACGCATGATTGCAGCTGTGGAATCAGCCGAATAA
- the ftsH gene encoding ATP-dependent zinc metalloprotease FtsH — protein sequence MAKNLILWLIIAAVLVTVMNNFSSPNEPQTLNYSDFIQQVKDGKVERVAVDGYVITGKRNDGDSFKTIRPAIQDNGLIGDLVDNHVVVEGKQPEQQSIWTQLLVASFPILVIIAVFMFFMRQMQGGAGGKGGPMSFGKSKARLLSEDQVKTTLADVAGCDEAKEEVGELVEFLRDPGKFQRLGGRIPRGVLMVGPPGTGKTLLAKAIAGEAKVPFFTISGSDFVEMFVGVGASRVRDMFEQAKKHAPCIIFIDEIDAVGRHRGAGMGGGHDEREQTLNQLLVEMDGFEMNDGIIVIAATNRPDVLDPALLRPGRFDRQVVVGLPDIRGREQILKVHMRKVPMGDDVAPAVIARGTPGFSGADLANLVNEASLFAARTGKRIVEMKEFELAKDKIMMGAERKSMVMSEKEKQNTAYHEAGHAIVGRVVPEHDPVYKVSIIPRGRALGVTMFLPEEDRYSLSKRALISQICSLYGGRIAEEMTLGFDGVTTGASNDIMRASQIARNMVTKWGLSEKLGPLMYAEEEGEVFLGRGGGGQNASFSGETAKLIDSEVRSIIDQCYGTAKQILTDNRDKLDAMADALMKYETIDADQIDDIMAGRAPREPRDWEGGSGTSGTPPVVQNERPETPIGGPAADH from the coding sequence ATGGCAAAGAATCTGATCCTGTGGTTGATCATCGCGGCTGTCCTCGTGACGGTGATGAACAACTTCTCCAGCCCTAACGAGCCGCAGACCCTCAACTATTCCGACTTCATCCAGCAAGTTAAGGATGGCAAGGTCGAGCGCGTAGCGGTTGATGGCTACGTGATCACCGGCAAACGCAACGATGGCGATAGCTTCAAGACCATTCGTCCGGCAATTCAGGACAACGGTCTGATCGGCGACCTGGTGGATAACCACGTGGTTGTCGAAGGCAAGCAGCCTGAGCAGCAGAGCATCTGGACTCAACTCCTGGTGGCAAGCTTCCCGATCCTGGTGATCATTGCCGTGTTCATGTTCTTCATGCGCCAGATGCAAGGCGGTGCGGGAGGCAAGGGCGGGCCGATGAGCTTCGGCAAGAGCAAGGCGCGCCTGCTCTCTGAAGATCAGGTGAAGACCACCCTGGCTGACGTAGCGGGTTGCGACGAAGCCAAGGAAGAAGTCGGCGAGTTGGTTGAGTTCTTGCGCGATCCAGGCAAATTCCAGCGCCTGGGTGGCCGTATTCCTCGCGGCGTGCTGATGGTCGGCCCTCCAGGTACCGGTAAAACCTTGCTGGCCAAGGCCATTGCCGGCGAAGCCAAGGTACCGTTCTTCACCATTTCCGGTTCTGACTTTGTTGAAATGTTCGTCGGTGTCGGTGCGAGCCGCGTTCGCGACATGTTCGAACAGGCCAAGAAGCATGCGCCATGCATCATCTTCATCGATGAAATCGACGCCGTTGGTCGCCATCGTGGTGCTGGCATGGGCGGTGGTCATGATGAGCGTGAGCAAACCCTCAACCAGTTGCTGGTCGAGATGGATGGTTTCGAGATGAATGACGGCATCATCGTCATCGCGGCAACCAACCGTCCGGACGTGCTGGATCCTGCGCTGTTGCGTCCAGGCCGCTTTGACCGCCAGGTGGTGGTTGGCCTGCCGGACATCCGTGGGCGCGAACAAATCCTGAAAGTGCACATGCGCAAAGTGCCAATGGGCGACGACGTTGCACCGGCTGTGATTGCCCGTGGTACCCCGGGGTTCTCGGGTGCTGACCTGGCTAACCTGGTGAACGAGGCTTCGCTGTTTGCAGCCCGTACCGGCAAGCGCATCGTTGAAATGAAAGAGTTCGAGCTGGCGAAAGACAAGATCATGATGGGCGCTGAGCGTAAATCCATGGTCATGTCCGAAAAAGAGAAGCAGAACACTGCTTACCACGAAGCCGGCCACGCTATTGTGGGGCGTGTCGTGCCTGAGCATGACCCGGTCTACAAAGTGTCGATCATTCCTCGTGGTCGCGCCTTGGGTGTCACCATGTTCCTGCCGGAAGAGGATCGTTACAGCCTCTCCAAGCGTGCGCTGATTAGCCAGATCTGCTCGCTGTACGGCGGTCGAATTGCTGAAGAAATGACCTTGGGCTTCGACGGCGTGACCACTGGGGCTTCCAACGACATCATGCGCGCCAGCCAGATTGCGCGGAACATGGTGACCAAGTGGGGCTTGTCGGAAAAACTCGGTCCTTTGATGTACGCCGAGGAAGAAGGTGAAGTATTCCTGGGGCGTGGCGGCGGTGGTCAAAACGCCAGTTTCTCTGGTGAGACAGCCAAGCTGATCGATTCTGAGGTGCGCAGTATCATTGACCAGTGCTATGGCACGGCCAAGCAGATCCTTACCGATAATCGCGACAAGCTTGATGCAATGGCTGATGCATTGATGAAGTACGAGACCATCGATGCAGACCAGATCGACGACATTATGGCCGGTCGGGCGCCTCGTGAGCCTCGTGATTGGGAAGGTGGTTCGGGTACTTCGGGCACCCCGCCAGTGGTTCAGAACGAACGTCCTGAAACCCCAATCGGTGGCCCGGCAGCTGACCATTAA
- the rlmE gene encoding 23S rRNA (uridine(2552)-2'-O)-methyltransferase RlmE yields the protein MARSKTSLKWLQEHFNDPYVKKAQKDGYRSRASYKLLEIQDKDKLIRPGMSVIDLGAAPGGWSQVTSRLIGGQGRLIASDILEMDSIPDVTFVHGDFTQDTVLAQILEAVGNSQVDLVISDMAPNMSGLPAVDMPRAMFLCELALDLAGRVLRPGGDFLVKVFQGEGFDEYHKNIRKLFDKVQTRKPDSSRDRSREQYLLCRGFRGVEGAASEERF from the coding sequence GTGGCCCGTTCCAAAACTAGCCTTAAGTGGCTGCAAGAGCATTTCAACGATCCTTACGTCAAAAAGGCGCAAAAGGATGGCTATCGTTCCCGGGCCAGCTACAAGCTGTTGGAGATCCAGGACAAGGACAAGTTGATTCGTCCAGGCATGAGCGTCATCGATCTTGGCGCGGCCCCCGGTGGCTGGTCCCAGGTGACCAGTCGTCTGATTGGTGGTCAAGGTCGCCTGATTGCTTCCGACATCCTGGAAATGGACAGCATCCCGGACGTGACCTTTGTTCATGGAGACTTTACCCAGGACACAGTGCTCGCCCAGATCCTTGAGGCTGTGGGAAATTCGCAGGTAGACCTTGTGATTTCCGACATGGCCCCCAATATGAGTGGGTTACCGGCCGTCGATATGCCACGAGCCATGTTCCTTTGCGAATTGGCGCTGGATTTGGCGGGTCGGGTGTTGCGTCCCGGTGGCGATTTCCTGGTGAAGGTGTTCCAGGGAGAGGGTTTCGACGAGTACCACAAGAACATCCGCAAGTTGTTCGACAAGGTGCAGACGCGTAAACCAGACTCTTCCCGGGACCGGTCCAGGGAGCAATACCTGCTGTGCCGCGGCTTCCGTGGCGTCGAAGGCGCGGCGAGTGAAGAGCGTTTTTGA
- a CDS encoding YhbY family RNA-binding protein: protein MPLTQEQKKQYKSIGHHLKPVLIVADNGLTEGVLAELERALGDHELIKIKVNILDREARLAAIAELCKVGKADLVQVIGKMALLYRKNFSVNKQLSNVHRFK, encoded by the coding sequence ATGCCGCTCACTCAAGAGCAGAAGAAACAGTACAAATCCATTGGCCACCATCTGAAACCAGTTCTGATTGTGGCAGACAACGGTTTGACTGAAGGTGTGTTAGCCGAACTTGAACGCGCACTGGGCGATCACGAACTGATCAAGATCAAGGTCAACATCCTTGACCGCGAAGCACGCCTGGCCGCCATTGCAGAACTGTGCAAGGTTGGCAAGGCGGACCTGGTTCAGGTCATCGGCAAGATGGCGCTGCTGTATCGCAAGAACTTCAGCGTCAACAAGCAACTGTCGAACGTACACCGCTTCAAGTAA
- a CDS encoding MFS transporter has protein sequence MLWQLAQMLWVGGLWLLHLGVLPVLGVIGLAPLLIDEIDGLLSALLVGFAAACVALQALVLVKAEGLESLWRDIRGQLLLMALYACAMYCIVHVWLPEALRWQLFSYLVLGFSGLVLVMQPAPGWSGGAREARP, from the coding sequence ATGCTTTGGCAGCTTGCCCAGATGCTTTGGGTGGGCGGCCTATGGTTGTTACATCTTGGTGTATTGCCGGTGCTGGGCGTGATTGGCCTGGCTCCGTTGCTGATCGATGAAATCGATGGATTACTGAGTGCGCTGCTGGTGGGTTTCGCGGCGGCGTGCGTAGCGCTTCAGGCGTTGGTGCTGGTCAAGGCTGAAGGCTTGGAGAGTCTGTGGCGGGATATTCGCGGCCAACTGCTGTTGATGGCGCTGTATGCGTGTGCAATGTATTGCATTGTGCATGTCTGGCTGCCGGAAGCGTTGCGCTGGCAGCTATTCAGCTATCTTGTGCTAGGGTTCTCGGGCCTGGTGCTGGTTATGCAGCCTGCTCCGGGATGGAGTGGCGGGGCGCGCGAAGCACGCCCGTGA